From the genome of Streptomyces sp. NBC_01341, one region includes:
- a CDS encoding alginate lyase family protein: protein MPDTPAVHRHRRRPGLIAVAAGALVALIAGFLSWPGADRAEAAPAAFAHPGVTVSQGQLDFVRGKVNSGAQPWKGAYDQMMASRYADLNRTPAPRATVECGSYSNPNYGCTDEREDAIAAYTDALAWYITRDERYAKKSIQLMDAWSAVIKSHTNSNAPLQTGWAGSSWPKAAEIIKYTYTGTWANSGRFSTMLRDVYLPKVINGSNSNGNWELSMMEAAVGISVFLEDRTSYDKAMAKFRTRTAAYVYLASDGALPRTVPSQNLDTTAKIVSYWQGQSTFVTGLTQETCRDFTHTGYGISAIAHVAETSRIQGQDLYGTDVGERLRQALGFQSKYQLGEPVPGSLCGGSLHLGLGPVTEVGYNALHNRLGIAMTNTQRLTEQSRPAGSNNLFVAWETLTHGDNPS from the coding sequence ATGCCTGACACCCCCGCAGTGCACCGCCACCGACGGCGTCCCGGCCTCATCGCCGTCGCGGCGGGCGCTCTCGTCGCTCTGATCGCAGGCTTCCTCTCCTGGCCCGGCGCCGACCGCGCCGAGGCCGCGCCCGCTGCTTTCGCGCACCCGGGAGTCACCGTCTCCCAGGGCCAACTGGACTTCGTACGGGGCAAGGTGAACTCCGGCGCCCAGCCCTGGAAGGGCGCGTACGACCAGATGATGGCGAGCAGGTACGCCGACCTGAACCGGACCCCCGCGCCTCGCGCGACCGTGGAGTGCGGCTCGTACTCCAACCCCAACTACGGCTGCACGGACGAGCGGGAGGACGCGATAGCCGCGTACACCGACGCGCTCGCCTGGTACATCACGCGCGACGAGCGGTACGCGAAGAAGTCCATCCAGCTGATGGACGCCTGGTCGGCGGTCATCAAGAGCCACACCAACAGCAATGCCCCGCTGCAGACCGGATGGGCCGGCTCCTCGTGGCCCAAGGCGGCCGAAATCATCAAGTACACCTATACCGGGACGTGGGCCAACTCCGGCCGCTTCTCGACCATGCTGCGTGACGTCTACCTGCCCAAGGTCATCAACGGCTCCAACTCCAACGGCAATTGGGAACTGTCGATGATGGAAGCCGCTGTCGGCATCTCCGTCTTCCTCGAGGACAGGACGTCGTACGACAAGGCCATGGCGAAGTTCCGGACGCGCACGGCGGCTTACGTCTACCTCGCCTCCGACGGCGCCCTGCCCAGGACCGTCCCGAGCCAGAACCTCGACACCACGGCCAAGATCGTCAGCTACTGGCAGGGGCAGTCCACCTTCGTCACCGGACTCACCCAGGAGACCTGCCGCGACTTCACGCACACGGGCTACGGCATTTCGGCCATCGCCCACGTGGCCGAGACCAGCCGGATCCAGGGGCAGGACCTCTACGGCACGGACGTGGGCGAGCGGCTTCGGCAGGCGCTCGGCTTCCAGTCCAAGTACCAGCTCGGCGAACCGGTCCCCGGCTCGCTGTGCGGTGGATCGCTGCACCTGGGCCTCGGACCCGTCACCGAGGTGGGCTACAACGCTCTGCACAACCGTCTCGGAATCGCGATGACCAACACCCAGCGGCTGACCGAGCAGAGCCGGCCTGCCGGCAGCAACAACCTCTTCGTGGCCTGGGAGACCCTGACCCACGGCGACAACCCGTCCTGA
- a CDS encoding DUF4396 domain-containing protein: MDDSAHHTGIAHGHTAHEGHPRGGVTWGSAAKATLHCLTGCAVGEILGMVIGTALAWGNAPTMILAITLAFVFGYSFTLFAIRGAGLDVRAALKVALAADTVSIAVMELVDNGIIALVPGAMEAQLADGLFWWALLGGLAVAFVITTPVNKWMIGRGKGHAVVHAYH, from the coding sequence ATGGACGACAGCGCGCACCACACCGGAATCGCACACGGCCACACGGCGCACGAAGGACATCCGAGAGGTGGGGTCACCTGGGGCTCCGCAGCGAAGGCCACCCTGCACTGCTTGACCGGCTGCGCCGTCGGCGAGATCCTCGGGATGGTCATCGGCACCGCCCTGGCGTGGGGCAACGCACCCACCATGATCCTTGCGATCACCCTTGCGTTCGTCTTCGGGTATTCCTTCACCCTGTTCGCGATCCGCGGGGCCGGCCTGGACGTGAGGGCCGCCCTGAAGGTGGCCCTGGCGGCCGACACCGTTTCCATCGCGGTGATGGAACTCGTGGACAACGGCATCATCGCGCTGGTGCCGGGCGCGATGGAGGCACAGCTGGCGGACGGACTGTTCTGGTGGGCCCTGCTGGGTGGCCTGGCCGTCGCCTTCGTGATCACGACCCCCGTCAACAAGTGGATGATCGGCCGCGGCAAGGGTCACGCGGTCGTCCACGCATACCACTGA
- the thpR gene encoding RNA 2',3'-cyclic phosphodiesterase has translation MNEETRPATVRVFIALAPPDHAKEELARVLRPAYGTHSRMRWNRIEDWHITLAFLGELPVASVPLLRQPLAGLAAAQPAPRLALRGSGHFDDRVLWSGVDGDLDELHMLAADVRSVVKRCGIVFEERPLRPHLTLARARRGDLTSTAEIATGFAGFSGTPWLAERLHLVGSNAGRSREPIRYRDIEAWPFDGGHHGAS, from the coding sequence GTGAACGAAGAGACCCGACCCGCGACCGTGCGCGTGTTCATCGCCCTCGCCCCGCCCGACCACGCGAAGGAGGAGCTCGCGCGAGTACTGCGCCCCGCTTACGGCACGCACTCCCGGATGCGGTGGAACCGGATCGAGGACTGGCACATCACTCTGGCGTTCCTGGGAGAGCTGCCGGTCGCGAGCGTTCCGCTCCTTCGGCAGCCACTGGCCGGCCTCGCGGCGGCGCAGCCTGCACCGCGGCTGGCGCTGCGGGGCAGCGGACACTTCGACGACCGGGTGCTGTGGAGCGGTGTCGACGGAGACCTCGACGAGCTGCACATGCTCGCCGCCGACGTGCGCAGCGTGGTCAAGCGGTGCGGCATCGTCTTCGAGGAGCGACCGCTGCGGCCCCATCTGACGCTGGCCCGGGCCCGCCGAGGAGATCTGACCTCGACGGCGGAGATCGCCACGGGGTTCGCCGGATTCAGCGGTACTCCGTGGCTCGCCGAGCGTCTGCACCTGGTCGGCAGCAACGCCGGGCGCAGTCGGGAGCCGATCCGCTACCGCGACATCGAGGCCTGGCCTTTCGACGGCGGGCACCACGGCGCGTCCTGA
- a CDS encoding pyridoxamine 5'-phosphate oxidase family protein, with translation MPTHGSRKQQPTTELDARYSSALQARPGAEDVTATAWADAQKQLQSAEIFWVSTVRPDGRLHVTPVIAAWHDGVLYFSTGTAEQKAKNLAHDGHCALTTGRNSLTEGLDVVVEGKADPVADPAILDEVAAAYETKYGAHITSPEGTFHGIGDAFRRGDVLVFAVSPDTAYGFGRDDGVYSHTRWSF, from the coding sequence ATGCCGACACACGGATCCCGCAAGCAGCAGCCCACCACCGAACTCGACGCCCGCTACAGCTCGGCGCTCCAGGCCCGCCCGGGCGCCGAGGACGTCACGGCCACCGCGTGGGCGGACGCGCAGAAGCAGTTGCAGTCCGCTGAGATCTTCTGGGTGTCCACCGTGCGGCCGGACGGGCGCCTGCACGTCACTCCCGTGATCGCGGCCTGGCACGACGGGGTGCTGTACTTCTCCACCGGAACCGCGGAGCAGAAGGCGAAGAACCTCGCGCATGACGGGCACTGCGCACTGACCACGGGGAGGAACTCGCTCACCGAGGGGCTCGACGTCGTCGTCGAGGGAAAGGCGGATCCGGTCGCCGACCCCGCGATCCTGGACGAGGTGGCCGCCGCGTACGAGACGAAGTACGGAGCGCACATCACCTCACCCGAGGGCACCTTCCACGGGATCGGGGACGCCTTCCGGCGCGGGGACGTGCTGGTCTTCGCGGTGTCCCCGGACACGGCGTACGGATTCGGCCGGGACGACGGGGTCTACTCCCACACCCGATGGTCCTTCTGA
- a CDS encoding GNAT family N-acetyltransferase: MIIRPTTEVDLERVVAVTVDEPVGWIEADRYVDELGQGMYRPEWTWIAEEDDRVVARALWWGQASSTHPIALDCLHVDGSVTDPSALATALLSAGLGAFASRGASRLPLYNLTLRPDWRSDPAAAGALAWRRTAALAAGLTDEVERLRLEWRPEAGVPRSRGRLTFTQATDEEFLEVFRRIAEGSLDGETRRNLAIRGPEATAREEMDFYLSCPGKRDWWRLARTPEGEIAGLAVPSATPYNRNVGYLGVVPEFRGRGYVDDVLAEITRVQAESGAELITATTDTGNAPMAAAFARAGYRTTEIRMIYSAPVS, translated from the coding sequence ATGATCATTCGCCCTACGACCGAGGTCGACCTCGAGCGTGTCGTCGCCGTCACCGTCGACGAACCCGTCGGCTGGATCGAGGCCGATCGCTATGTCGACGAACTCGGCCAGGGTATGTACCGGCCGGAATGGACCTGGATCGCCGAGGAGGACGACCGGGTCGTGGCCCGGGCGCTGTGGTGGGGGCAGGCCTCCAGCACGCACCCGATCGCCCTTGACTGTCTGCACGTGGACGGCTCGGTCACCGATCCGTCGGCACTCGCCACCGCGCTCCTGAGCGCCGGCCTGGGGGCGTTCGCCTCGCGGGGCGCATCCAGGCTCCCGCTGTACAACCTGACGCTGCGGCCCGACTGGCGCTCGGATCCGGCCGCGGCAGGCGCCCTCGCCTGGCGCCGCACAGCGGCACTGGCCGCCGGGCTGACGGACGAGGTGGAGCGCCTGAGGCTGGAGTGGCGCCCCGAAGCCGGAGTGCCTCGGTCCCGCGGCAGGCTCACCTTCACCCAGGCGACCGACGAGGAGTTCCTGGAGGTGTTCCGGCGGATCGCCGAAGGCAGCCTGGACGGTGAGACCCGACGGAATCTGGCGATCCGCGGCCCCGAGGCCACCGCGCGGGAGGAGATGGACTTCTACCTCAGCTGCCCCGGCAAGCGGGACTGGTGGCGGCTGGCCCGCACCCCCGAGGGCGAGATCGCAGGCCTCGCGGTCCCCTCGGCCACGCCGTACAACCGTAACGTCGGCTACCTGGGCGTCGTACCGGAGTTCCGCGGTCGCGGGTACGTCGACGACGTGCTCGCCGAGATCACGCGGGTACAGGCGGAGTCCGGCGCCGAACTGATCACCGCCACCACGGATACGGGCAACGCCCCGATGGCAGCGGCGTTCGCCCGGGCCGGCTATCGCACGACCGAGATCCGGATGATCTACTCGGCGCCCGTGTCATGA
- a CDS encoding helix-turn-helix transcriptional regulator — protein MQWLDQPTVDALTFAARRLGAEAAALLFAARDGAHGSVAPGLPTLHIRGLDRTAAASLVTGLLPPVAETIIERAHGNPLALLDLPGALTPAQRAGQLGPLALPEGPSALPGRLQDSFARQIGRLPEATQVVLLVSAADDTGELSLVLGAAGRLGAAVEDLEPAERAGLVSVSSRTPRFRHPLVRNAAYQGAPLVRRIAAHEALAATLDTDRHGHRRAWHLAAAATGPDERVAAELEHVAGWAGSRQAMASASAAYERAAQLTEDPHKRARRLIGAAQKAAEAGQDVRAGLLADQVPLPLTDPGTEADLARVRAVVELGHGSPATAGRMLMDGTEAVSRSRPDKLASLLTDAVHAALSSADTDLIRRIADRDPDLPVPAVPALLLSGRVPEALDVLRTLVRACGLPRTGLMDRLMTGIYCQLTGAHETANEIATAVVELCRGQGISGWLPTTLHLLVVAELSLGRFDEARTHASEALQLADHYDLDHRAAHLRSVLAVPDAVRGDEETTRSLAEQALAYARPRGVGQATATAPWALGLLELGLGRAEEALEHLGAALAAAGHPVLAHHLLPDLVEAAVRAGCPERAVEPARRLADWAVATGHPATTASAHRCTALTSTDDDAEHHFESALRAHASGSGFERARTELAYGEWLRRMRRRIDARDHLHEALTTFEQLDAHPWARRARAELRAAGGNQDPSGGGADIRISRLSPQEREVVRLAATGATNREIATQLFLSPRTVGHHLYRAFPKLGVGSRTELASLLSS, from the coding sequence GTGCAGTGGCTCGACCAGCCGACCGTGGACGCACTCACCTTCGCGGCCCGCCGGCTCGGCGCCGAGGCCGCCGCCCTGCTCTTCGCCGCGCGCGACGGCGCTCACGGCAGCGTGGCCCCGGGGCTTCCCACGCTGCACATCAGGGGTCTCGACCGGACGGCGGCCGCCTCGCTGGTCACCGGGTTGCTGCCGCCCGTCGCGGAGACGATCATCGAGCGGGCGCACGGCAACCCGCTCGCCCTTCTCGATCTGCCGGGCGCTCTGACCCCGGCCCAGCGGGCGGGGCAGCTCGGCCCGCTCGCGTTGCCCGAAGGGCCGTCCGCGCTGCCCGGCCGGTTGCAGGACTCCTTCGCCCGCCAGATCGGCCGGCTGCCCGAAGCGACCCAGGTGGTGCTTCTGGTCTCCGCCGCGGACGACACCGGGGAACTGTCCCTCGTGCTGGGTGCCGCGGGCCGGCTGGGGGCCGCGGTCGAGGACCTGGAACCCGCCGAGCGTGCGGGGCTGGTCTCCGTGTCCAGCCGCACTCCGCGCTTCCGGCACCCGCTGGTGCGGAACGCCGCCTATCAGGGAGCCCCCCTGGTCAGGCGGATCGCCGCCCACGAAGCGCTGGCGGCGACGCTGGACACCGACCGGCACGGGCACCGGCGGGCCTGGCACCTCGCAGCGGCGGCGACAGGACCCGACGAACGGGTGGCGGCCGAGCTGGAGCACGTCGCCGGGTGGGCCGGAAGCAGGCAGGCGATGGCGTCCGCGTCGGCCGCGTACGAGCGGGCCGCCCAGCTCACGGAGGACCCGCACAAGCGGGCGCGACGACTGATCGGGGCGGCCCAGAAGGCCGCCGAAGCGGGCCAGGACGTACGCGCCGGCCTCCTCGCCGACCAGGTGCCGCTCCCCCTGACCGATCCCGGAACAGAGGCCGATCTCGCCCGCGTCCGGGCCGTGGTCGAGCTCGGTCACGGCAGCCCGGCGACTGCCGGACGCATGCTGATGGACGGCACGGAAGCCGTCTCGCGCAGTCGTCCCGACAAGCTCGCCTCCCTGCTGACCGACGCCGTGCACGCGGCCCTCTCCTCGGCGGACACCGACCTCATTCGCCGGATCGCGGACCGCGACCCGGACCTTCCCGTGCCGGCAGTGCCCGCCCTCCTGCTCAGTGGCCGGGTTCCCGAGGCCCTGGACGTGTTGCGCACGCTCGTCAGGGCCTGCGGACTTCCCCGGACCGGGCTCATGGACCGCCTGATGACCGGTATCTACTGTCAATTGACCGGAGCCCACGAAACCGCGAACGAGATCGCCACCGCCGTTGTGGAGCTCTGCCGTGGCCAGGGCATCAGCGGGTGGCTGCCCACCACGCTGCACCTGCTGGTGGTGGCGGAGCTCTCGCTCGGCAGGTTCGACGAGGCGCGGACGCACGCGTCCGAAGCGCTTCAGCTCGCCGACCACTACGACCTCGATCACAGGGCAGCCCATCTCCGCTCCGTCCTGGCCGTTCCGGACGCGGTCCGGGGAGATGAGGAGACCACCCGTTCCCTGGCGGAGCAGGCGCTGGCCTACGCCCGCCCCCGCGGCGTCGGGCAGGCTACGGCGACCGCCCCGTGGGCCCTGGGCTTGCTCGAGCTCGGACTCGGCCGGGCCGAGGAGGCACTCGAGCACCTCGGCGCGGCACTCGCGGCAGCCGGGCACCCCGTACTCGCCCACCACTTGCTGCCCGACCTCGTCGAAGCCGCCGTGCGCGCAGGCTGCCCGGAACGGGCGGTGGAGCCCGCCCGTCGGCTCGCGGACTGGGCCGTGGCCACGGGGCACCCCGCCACGACCGCCTCGGCCCACCGCTGCACGGCCCTGACCAGCACCGACGACGATGCCGAGCACCACTTCGAGTCGGCCCTGCGGGCTCACGCGAGCGGCAGCGGATTCGAGCGGGCCCGGACCGAACTCGCCTACGGCGAATGGCTGCGCCGGATGCGGCGCCGGATCGACGCCCGCGACCACCTCCACGAGGCGCTGACCACCTTCGAGCAGTTGGACGCCCACCCCTGGGCCCGACGGGCCCGTGCCGAGCTGCGGGCAGCGGGCGGGAACCAGGACCCGTCCGGGGGCGGTGCCGACATCCGGATCAGCCGGCTGAGCCCGCAGGAACGGGAGGTCGTGCGACTCGCCGCCACGGGGGCGACCAACCGTGAGATCGCCACACAGCTGTTCCTCAGTCCGCGCACCGTGGGGCATCACCTCTACCGTGCCTTCCCCAAGCTCGGCGTCGGTTCCCGGACCGAACTGGCCTCGCTCCTTTCGTCATGA
- a CDS encoding sensor histidine kinase — MQTDAAQQQAPAAPSAGAGWTTRGWLGVCSAAALVVLLALAGCGVWVLAHATDVNKQLTERWSPALIASVRMESALINQETGIRGYGMTGKREFLGPYQDGLAQQSAATAELSRLLRGNERAMADLATVRERSEQWQTTTARPISESGDPVGSALRYIESGKDTFDALRTALSVQQTRIEAERDRSRDDLQQARDLRNTVFTAIGGVVLALIALAFAGLRRGVQLPLDRLRTDVRKIADGRFDHSIVPSGPADLRALATDVDGMRRRLAGELEFSDRARSELAEGATELRRSNEELEQFAYVASHDLQEPLRKVASFCQLLERRYADQLDDRAKQYIAFAVDGANRMQTLINDLLTFSRVGRLHAQDADVSLESLLRRTTNSLGVAVEETGAVITHDPLPAVHGDPTQLGVLLQNLISNAIKFRAPGAVPQVHISAVEVTEARDAASDPSGETGGPRWEIAVSDNGIGIGPEYAERIFVIFQRLHTRDSYPGNGIGLALCKKIVEYHGGTIALDTTHTPGTRFVFTLPPARSDVPETDSF, encoded by the coding sequence GTGCAGACCGACGCGGCGCAGCAGCAGGCCCCCGCAGCACCGTCCGCGGGAGCGGGCTGGACCACCCGCGGCTGGCTGGGCGTTTGCTCGGCGGCGGCGCTGGTCGTCCTTCTCGCCCTGGCCGGGTGCGGGGTCTGGGTCCTCGCCCACGCCACCGACGTCAACAAGCAGCTCACCGAACGCTGGTCGCCCGCCTTGATCGCCTCCGTCCGTATGGAGAGTGCCCTGATCAATCAGGAGACGGGCATCCGGGGATACGGCATGACGGGCAAACGGGAATTCCTCGGCCCCTATCAGGACGGCCTCGCCCAGCAGTCGGCCGCGACCGCTGAATTGTCACGTCTGCTGCGGGGCAACGAACGGGCCATGGCCGACCTGGCCACCGTGCGGGAGCGCTCCGAGCAGTGGCAGACCACCACGGCCCGGCCCATCAGCGAGTCGGGCGATCCCGTGGGCTCCGCACTGCGGTACATCGAGTCGGGCAAGGACACGTTCGACGCACTCCGCACAGCGCTGTCCGTACAGCAGACCCGCATCGAGGCCGAGAGGGACCGGTCCCGCGACGACCTGCAGCAGGCGCGTGACCTCCGCAACACGGTGTTCACCGCCATCGGCGGCGTGGTCCTCGCCCTCATCGCACTCGCCTTCGCAGGGCTGCGCCGGGGTGTCCAGCTACCGCTGGACCGGCTGCGCACCGACGTGCGGAAGATCGCGGACGGCAGGTTCGACCATTCCATCGTCCCCTCCGGCCCCGCCGATCTTCGTGCGCTGGCGACGGACGTGGACGGAATGCGCCGGCGCCTGGCCGGTGAGCTGGAGTTCAGCGACCGTGCCCGCTCCGAACTCGCCGAGGGAGCGACGGAACTGCGGCGCTCCAACGAGGAACTGGAGCAGTTCGCCTACGTCGCCTCCCACGACCTGCAGGAGCCGCTCCGCAAGGTCGCCAGCTTCTGCCAGTTGCTGGAGCGCCGCTACGCGGACCAGCTCGACGACCGCGCCAAGCAGTACATCGCGTTCGCCGTCGACGGTGCCAACCGCATGCAGACGCTCATCAACGACCTCCTCACCTTCTCCCGTGTCGGGCGCCTGCACGCACAGGACGCCGACGTCAGCCTCGAGAGCCTGCTGCGGCGTACCACCAACTCGCTGGGCGTCGCGGTGGAAGAGACCGGGGCCGTCATCACACACGACCCGCTTCCCGCCGTACACGGCGATCCGACCCAGCTCGGGGTCCTCCTGCAGAACCTGATCTCCAATGCCATCAAGTTCCGCGCCCCCGGTGCCGTGCCTCAGGTGCACATCAGTGCCGTGGAGGTCACGGAAGCCAGGGACGCGGCCTCGGACCCCTCCGGGGAGACCGGCGGTCCCCGTTGGGAGATCGCGGTGAGCGACAACGGCATCGGGATCGGTCCGGAGTACGCGGAGAGGATCTTCGTGATCTTCCAGCGCCTCCACACACGCGACAGTTACCCGGGCAACGGCATCGGCCTCGCCCTCTGCAAGAAGATCGTCGAATACCACGGCGGCACGATCGCCCTCGACACCACCCACACCCCCGGGACCCGCTTCGTCTTCACCCTTCCGCCGGCCCGTTCGGACGTGCCGGAGACGGACAGTTTCTAG
- a CDS encoding response regulator, producing MAVETQMTPEQEELAERARQAVAEAARQLVLRTPVADADAQGPDGLRNDALASLQALAYLGRAVEECAALAARAAAQEGAGYPQLGRAWGVSRQGARKRWPGLVFTARPASRPLPHDQTRSPLMNGLAPRTYTVLLVEDDMADAMLIEEALTEQGMARGIQRADDGVAALEYLRDPRTDRPDLIVLDLNMPRMNGRELLNVLKNDPDLSSIPIVVLTTSAAPDDIDDAYRQHANAYVTKPVNLDDFIETVQSIDSFFFDTATTLPRRLGDDL from the coding sequence ATGGCAGTAGAGACGCAGATGACTCCGGAGCAGGAGGAGCTGGCCGAACGGGCACGACAGGCCGTCGCCGAAGCCGCCCGGCAGCTCGTCCTGCGCACGCCGGTGGCGGATGCCGACGCGCAGGGCCCCGACGGGCTCCGGAACGACGCGCTGGCCTCACTGCAGGCCCTGGCCTACCTCGGCCGCGCCGTGGAGGAGTGCGCGGCCCTGGCGGCGCGAGCCGCCGCACAGGAGGGTGCCGGCTATCCGCAGCTGGGCAGGGCCTGGGGTGTCAGCCGCCAGGGCGCCCGCAAGCGCTGGCCCGGACTCGTCTTCACCGCCCGCCCCGCATCACGACCGCTACCCCACGACCAGACCCGGAGCCCCCTCATGAACGGCCTCGCCCCCCGCACCTACACCGTTCTGCTCGTCGAGGACGACATGGCCGACGCCATGCTCATCGAGGAGGCCCTGACCGAGCAGGGCATGGCGCGCGGGATCCAGCGGGCCGACGACGGTGTCGCGGCCCTGGAGTACCTCCGCGACCCTCGGACCGACCGGCCCGATCTGATCGTGCTCGACCTGAACATGCCCCGGATGAACGGCCGCGAGCTGCTCAACGTCCTCAAGAACGACCCGGACCTGTCGAGCATCCCGATCGTCGTGCTGACCACGTCCGCCGCGCCGGACGACATCGACGACGCCTACCGCCAGCACGCCAACGCCTACGTCACCAAGCCCGTCAACCTCGACGACTTCATCGAGACCGTGCAGAGCATCGATTCCTTCTTCTTCGACACGGCCACGACCCTTCCTCGCCGCCTGGGCGACGACCTCTGA
- a CDS encoding STAS domain-containing protein — translation MTHSPNLVLTVLHPADSVAVLTVAGEIDVDSAPALRTKAMELIRRGRPHIVLDLAPLEFCDSSGLNTMIGILRYAKDRHGSLTLVAAPPHVARLLDVTGVGVLMPVLPTASEALERLVAPGGASEGRGTS, via the coding sequence ATGACGCACAGCCCGAACCTCGTCCTCACCGTCCTGCACCCGGCGGACTCCGTCGCGGTGCTCACCGTGGCCGGGGAGATCGACGTGGACAGCGCGCCCGCCCTGCGGACGAAGGCCATGGAGCTGATCAGGCGCGGGAGACCGCACATCGTGCTGGACCTCGCACCCCTGGAATTCTGCGACTCCTCCGGCCTCAACACGATGATCGGCATCCTGCGCTACGCGAAGGACCGACACGGTTCCCTGACGCTGGTGGCGGCCCCGCCCCACGTCGCGAGGCTGCTGGACGTCACGGGAGTGGGTGTTCTGATGCCGGTACTTCCCACCGCTTCCGAGGCCCTGGAACGCCTCGTGGCGCCCGGCGGGGCGAGCGAGGGGCGCGGAACGTCCTGA
- a CDS encoding MarR family winged helix-turn-helix transcriptional regulator codes for MGLNPEPDQRSREAAREGSEFVELLEVLWEHGREAVPTGPVSPSQLRVLYILDREEGINLRMLAEALGSASPSVSRLCDRLQATGFVERAPSPVSRRELELRLTGHGKAYLVDLRMRREEVLMSTIDAMPAKSRRALLEGLRAFRNAASGQDTGGARPLRSTG; via the coding sequence ATGGGCCTGAACCCCGAACCCGACCAGCGGTCCCGGGAAGCGGCCCGCGAGGGTTCCGAATTCGTCGAACTCCTGGAAGTCCTGTGGGAACACGGGCGCGAAGCCGTACCCACGGGCCCGGTGTCCCCCTCCCAGCTCCGCGTGCTGTACATCCTGGACCGGGAGGAAGGCATCAACCTGCGGATGCTCGCCGAAGCCCTGGGCTCGGCCTCCCCTTCGGTCAGCAGGCTGTGCGACCGGTTGCAGGCCACGGGATTCGTGGAGCGCGCCCCCAGCCCGGTGAGCCGTCGGGAGCTGGAACTGCGCCTGACCGGCCACGGCAAGGCGTACCTCGTCGATCTGCGGATGCGCAGGGAAGAGGTACTGATGTCCACGATCGACGCCATGCCCGCCAAGTCGCGCCGGGCCCTGCTGGAAGGGCTCCGGGCCTTCCGCAACGCGGCCTCGGGGCAGGACACCGGCGGCGCGAGACCCTTGCGGTCGACCGGCTAG
- a CDS encoding PP2C family protein-serine/threonine phosphatase, whose translation MDRFAAVERELRKAAPHLLADVVTAALREHYDVQSVELRLADYGMTTLQVVAEAPLAEPVHVHDSPQGRAFGAQEPYVEPRTTPGPVTAHLPVTVRGDRLGVLSVMMPEGGCSAEDLTEMQQIGEALGHEILVAERDTDLYLLARRATRLTLAAEMQWQLLPGRSVRRPEFSLGAHLEPAYAIYGDNFDWSVSAHHLTLTVTNGMGKGMEAALLTNLVVNALRNARRAGLDLPGQASLADQAVYAEYRGTLHAAVLLLRFDLATGEVEAVDAGSPRMWRLRDRNVESLGFDAQLPLGMFEETEYVTERLRVEPGDRLLIGSDGVYDSASAAGERYGERALARSLSAHRLLPSEQVPLAVLRDLRSYRGDTPLDDDALVVCMDWFGRQPSGEASA comes from the coding sequence GTGGACAGATTCGCTGCCGTCGAGCGGGAGCTGCGCAAGGCCGCCCCCCATCTCCTCGCCGATGTCGTCACGGCGGCTCTGCGGGAGCACTACGACGTGCAGAGTGTCGAGTTGCGGCTCGCGGACTACGGGATGACCACGCTTCAGGTGGTGGCCGAGGCGCCGCTCGCCGAACCCGTGCACGTCCACGACAGTCCGCAGGGGCGCGCCTTCGGCGCCCAGGAGCCGTACGTGGAACCACGGACCACGCCGGGTCCCGTCACCGCGCACCTACCGGTGACCGTCCGCGGCGACCGGTTGGGGGTCCTCTCCGTCATGATGCCGGAGGGTGGCTGCTCCGCCGAGGACCTCACGGAGATGCAGCAGATCGGTGAGGCGCTGGGCCACGAGATCCTCGTCGCCGAGAGGGACACCGACCTCTACCTCCTGGCACGCCGCGCCACCCGGCTGACCCTCGCCGCGGAGATGCAGTGGCAACTGCTCCCGGGCCGTTCCGTGAGGCGGCCCGAGTTCTCGCTCGGTGCCCACCTGGAGCCGGCCTACGCGATCTACGGCGACAACTTCGACTGGTCCGTGTCGGCCCACCACCTCACGCTCACCGTCACCAACGGCATGGGCAAGGGCATGGAGGCGGCCCTGCTGACCAATCTCGTCGTCAACGCACTGCGCAACGCGCGGCGCGCCGGCCTGGACCTTCCCGGCCAGGCCAGCCTCGCCGACCAGGCGGTCTACGCCGAGTACCGGGGCACCCTCCACGCCGCAGTCCTGCTGCTGCGCTTCGATCTGGCGACGGGCGAGGTCGAGGCCGTGGACGCCGGATCGCCCCGCATGTGGCGGCTGAGGGACCGCAACGTCGAGTCGCTCGGATTCGACGCCCAGCTTCCGCTCGGCATGTTCGAGGAGACGGAGTACGTGACGGAGCGTCTGCGGGTCGAACCGGGCGACCGGCTGCTCATCGGCAGCGACGGGGTCTACGACAGCGCTTCGGCGGCGGGTGAGCGCTACGGGGAACGCGCCCTCGCGCGGTCGCTGTCCGCGCACCGCCTGCTGCCGTCGGAGCAGGTGCCGCTGGCTGTGCTCCGCGATCTGCGCTCCTACCGAGGCGACACACCGCTGGACGATGACGCTCTGGTCGTCTGTATGGACTGGTTCGGCAGGCAGCCGTCGGGTGAGGCGTCCGCCTGA